The stretch of DNA CACTTTATTATATAACTCTTCAAATTTTTCATGTAAAGCGAAGAAGTTGTGACCTTTCACATACCAATGATAGTTATGAATTTTTGTCCATAATACTGTGAAATTTGATAATTGTAAGTTTAAATCTTTAACGACTTGTTCTCTACCTTGAGCCATCTTTTATCTCACCTTTCTTATGATTCATTTTTACATATCCGTTCATCTGTTGCTAAAGTCGTACTTCAACAACAATTGTACGCATGAATGTATGGTTTATAATTTTGATTGCAAATACGCTGAAACAGCTTTCACTTGTTCAGGATTACTCTCTTCAAGTGTAAATACACCATAGTCAAATGTAATCGTCAATGTTTGACCTTCTGCTTGAATGTCTTTAATTTCACTAAACTGGATATTGCGGTAATAAAATTGACCGTCCATATCCACATTTAAAATAAGGCGTTCGTTTGTCACGACGTACGCCGCTTCAAAACGCTTTGTTTCATCTTTCATTTGATAAGGCATGATGCCTTTTACGGACGTTTCTACATGTTCTGTTGGAAATAAATCATCCGGGTTCACTCTATCTAAAATCATACTTAAAACCTCACACTCACAAATTTAAAAATCTCACTACCTAGCACCACACTAAGCAAGGAAAGGCGATAGTCATCAAGCAGAATGTAAACTTACATACTCTCCTTACCCATCGCCTTCTTTGTGCTATCGATATTTACCACACATCCATCAAACGTGATTGATATGCACTGTGATTTACAGCACTTTATTTTGTACCAACTTCAGCAACAATTGCGTCTAATTGATCTTCCATACCTAATGCTTTTGCCACACCTGTACCATAGTTTACATCCGCTTGGTAACAGTTTTTAATGTGACGACGTTTTACCTCATCCGTTGTACCTTCCATTTCATTCGCAGTTGTTTCAAACATACGTTGTTGTTGTTCAGGTGATTGTAAACGGAACAATTTACCTGGTTGTTCGAAGTAGTTGTCATCGTCTTCTCTGAAATCATATTCATATGCCGCACCTTCTAATGCCAATGGCGGACGTTTGTATTCAGGTTGACTTTCGAATGCACCGTTGCTGTTTGGATAGTAGTGCGTTTTACCACCTTGGTTGCCGTCTAAGAAACGCATTGCACCATCTCGACTGAATGGGCATAAGTTTTCGACACCGACACCTTTAGGTTGGTTAACTGGAATTTGCCAGTGGTTAACACCTAAGCGGTAACGTTGTGCATCACCGTATGAGAATAAACGACCTTGTAACATTCTGTCAGGTGAAAAATCAAGACCTGGAATAATGTTTGTCGGTGCAAACGCCGCTTGTTCTACGTCCATAAAGTAGTTTTCTGGGTTGCGGTTCAATTCGAATTCCCCAACTTCGATTAATGGGTATTCCCCTTTAAACCAAACTTTTGTTAAATCAAATGGGTTATCTTTATGATTTTTCGCTTGTTCTTCTGTCATCACTTGGATGTACATTTTCCATTTAGGGAAGTTGCCTTCTTCAATCGCATTGAACAAGTCACGTTGTGAAGATTCACGGTCATGCGCAACAACATTGGCTGCTTCTTCTGCTGACAAGTTTTCGATACCTTGTTGTGTTCTGAAGTGGAATTTCACCCAAACACGTTCATTGTCCGCATTAATCATTGAATACGTATGTGAACCGAAGCCGTGCATATGTCTGTAACTCTTAGGAATACCACGATCAGTCATTAAAATTGTCACTTGGTGCAATGCTTCAGGTAATGACGTCCAGAAATCCCAGTTGTTTTGCGCGCTTCTCATGTTTGTACGTGGATCACGTTTTACAGCATGGTTCAAGCTTGGGAACAATTTAGGATCGCGGAAGAAGAATACCGGTGTATTGTTCCCTACAAGGTCCCAGTTTCCTTCTTCAGTATAGAATTTCAATGCGAAACCACGAATGTCACGCTCAGCATCAGCCGCACCACGTTCACCCGCAACTGTAGAAAAACGTGCAAACATTTCTGTTTGTTTACCCACTTCTGAGAAAATTTTTGCACTTGTGTATTTTGTGATGTCGTTTGTTACTGTAAATGTACCAAATGCCCCTGATCCTTTTGCATGCATACGACGCTCAGGAATGACTTCACGATCAAAATGTGCTAATTGCTCTAAAAAATATATATCTTGCATCAATAATGGCCCGCGTGGACCTGCAGTCATTGAATTTTCTCGATCACTGACTGGATGTCCAAATAAACCTGTTAATTTCGATTCATCTCTATTCATAACTTTACACCTCTAGATTAGAATTATTTTAATTTAGTATACCATCACTTGATAGTAATTACAAAGTAAATTAAACAAAATTTAAAAATTTGTTTCCTCACTATACTAAAAATATCGCTTCAACATTGTCACAACAGCCTTTAATGAATTGTTACTGTTTTGTGGCAAAAAAGGAGGCGCTTCTCAAAAACGACCTTCCTCTTTTCAATTACAACCCTTTTATTCCGATTCAGGTATAAACTGTCCAAGGGCACATTGTATATGTGCAAGATGATGTCGCTCATGCCAACGTAACTTCGCAATGGTTTCACCCACTGTAATTGTACCACTACCTTCTAATTCAAAACCTCGCTCCAATTGTGCCGCAGATAAATGTTGCCCGATGGCGCTAACCCGTTGATTCAATGCATCAAGCAACTGAATCGCTACATCTATTGGCAATTGCCCATCTGCCAATGTGACCCATGCATCTTGTTTAAACTCTGCAACGTTTGGATGATCATCCGTTAATGCAAGTTTCAATCGCTGATACAAGTTAAGCTGTGAATCCGCAATATGATGGACCAGTTGCGCTACTGTAAAACTTCCCTCACGATATGTCGACTGTAATTCACGTTCGCTCAAATTTGTAACCGCTTTCTTCAAATCCTGTACATACGTTTGAATATCCGCTACCCATTCCCTTACATGTTGCTGTGTGATGTGCTCGGGTATTTCTAATTGCCCGATTGGAAATCGTTTGTCCAAATTGACCCCTCCCATTCATATTAAGACACCTTAATCATATCATTTAACACTAAAATTGTAATTCATCGTGATCACTTCTTGCATTTTTATTTTTCTATTAAAATAAATCAAACTTCATTTCATCAATCCCATCGTCTAATGTCGAGTGATTCAAATCCCTAAACCATTGATAAATCTATATAAATCATCATCTTTCCTCATTCAACACAGAACAAGCCTATTTGAAAGATGAATGCAAATATTTTGCACAAATATTAATCATTCATTAACTATTATTAAATACACGTAATAATTCTTTTTCTATTTATTTATTGTGTTATATTTGTATCAACAAAACAAAGGAGTGTGTTATATGAAGAAATTTTTAGTTGCAGGTTTAACAGTAGGGATTTTATCAACAGGGGTATTTGCAGCAACAAGTCATAACGCAGACGCTAAAGTCACATCTCAAAACGGGATTATTTTACATGATGATGAGGCATTGCTTGAGCACGAATTAACTTATATCGATGTTTTAATCGATCCTCATGCAAGTGTTAAAACAAAAACACGCCTTCAAGCGTACTTTGCTGCACAAGGATTACATTCAATCAGTGCGATCGTGAAAAAAGGACAAAAAGACGGTTTAGACACTTCTAAATACAATTATTTACTTTCAAAATCAAGTTCTTATCGCGTTTTTTAATCAAACCATCGCTTGGCGTAGGACCATGATATCTCTTAGATTTCTGTCCTGCACCAAGCTTTTTTAATGCACCAGACACCCACTTCATTTTCTGACGTGAACTTCGATTCAAACTTTATATTATGAAGTGATCGTTATCGTCATCGTTACTCTCTAACTTTTTTTCAACAAAGTGACCTTTTCAGCCGCTTCCTCCTCCCTGGATTGGATACAATAAAGCTATTCAAACAAACATTCTAAGAGGAGGTCACACAATATGAACGAAAAAAACATGTATTCTAACGACCACTTATCTGATTTGATTACACACGAAGTTAAAAAGCTCACAGAACGTTCGGTCGCATCTTCTCCCGCTTATCAGGCGCCTACTACCGAATTAATTAATAAATATAAGACAATGCCCATCCCTAAAAAAGGAAAAGGCATAGAAAAGGTTGTAGACTTACTCAATCAAGAAATATTAAATTACAACTTAGCAACCACTCATCCTAGATACTTCTCTTTTGTTCCAGGGCCCGCCTCGCCTTTATCATGGCTGACAGACATCTTAACGAGCGCACACAATGTTCACGCTTCCAACTTTTCAAATGCAGCGCTTCCGATTACAATTGAACATCGCTTAATCCATTATTTAAGTGAAAAGATTGGTTTCAATCCTTCTTTATCTAGCGGTGTTTTTGTTTCAGGCGGTTCATCAGCGACACTCACAGCAGTGACTGCGGCGAGAGACGCAATGACATCGCTCACACAACTTCCAAAATCGACCGTTTATATGACCCGACAAGCGCATTTTTCTGTCGCAAAGGCCTTTCATATTGCAGGTTTTGCCGCTTCACAAATCCGTTATATTCCAACAGATGCTGACTTTACGATGGATGTTACGGCATTAAAAGAACAAATTCAACAAGATATCGTAGCAGGTTACAAACCTACAATTATTGTCATCACAACGGGAACAACCAATACTGGTGCCATTGATGATCTCGAAAGCATCACGCAAATCGCACATGAACATCACATGTGGGTCCATGCAGATGGCGCTTATGGCTTGTCTCATATTTTCACTCAAGAAGGTGCTAAAAAACTTAGAGGCATTGAACACGTGGATAGCGTGACATGGGATGCGCATAAATTGTTATTCCAAACCTATAGCTGCGCAATGGTTATCGTCAAAGACAAAAAACATCTCCTTCAAACCTATGGTGTCTCTGCTGAATACTTAGATGATGTTGCATCAAAGGATAATATTGACCCTGACCAATTAGGCATTGAATTAACACGTCCCCCAAGAGGATTGAAATTATGGGTCACATTACAAACATTGGGCGAAGAGGAAATCACGCGCCGCATTGCACACGGTCAAGAGATGGCACGTTATGCTGCGCAACAAGTAGAACGAATGCCACAATGGCAAGTGGTGACACCTCCACAATTGTCGATTCTCAACATTCGTTATGAAGACAAGCGCAAAACGACCGAACAAAACAACCAAATACTCCAATATGCCGCGCAACGGATGGCATCGTCTGGCTATGCGGTGACTTATACAACGAGACTTAACGAACACCGTGTCATTCGCCTCTGCACAATTAATCCGAATACAACCACTGCAGATATTGATGGGACACTTGAACGGCTCAACACCTTCGTTCAAGAGGCCTATGCGACACTTTAAACAGTGTTTCACATGTATAAAAAAGATGAACCCCTAAAGTTGAACTTTAAAAAAACCCAACTTTAGGGGTGTTTCATTTGAATAAAAAACATGACTTAGATTTTACCGTTTCACCAGGTTTTGTTGACGGTGCTTTTGTTGCAATATAATGGAAGTATTAAACTCTGCAACACGTTCCATCTTCAAAATGATCTCGTTTAAACTCATAATATCTCGTGTTTGGCCTTTAATAATATATTTCTCTCTACCTGTTACGGCATAGCACTCATGAAAGTCTGATATTTGTTGCAACTGCTGCTCAAATGTATCGATTGTTCCTTTCACT from Staphylococcus lutrae encodes:
- a CDS encoding catalase; amino-acid sequence: MNRDESKLTGLFGHPVSDRENSMTAGPRGPLLMQDIYFLEQLAHFDREVIPERRMHAKGSGAFGTFTVTNDITKYTSAKIFSEVGKQTEMFARFSTVAGERGAADAERDIRGFALKFYTEEGNWDLVGNNTPVFFFRDPKLFPSLNHAVKRDPRTNMRSAQNNWDFWTSLPEALHQVTILMTDRGIPKSYRHMHGFGSHTYSMINADNERVWVKFHFRTQQGIENLSAEEAANVVAHDRESSQRDLFNAIEEGNFPKWKMYIQVMTEEQAKNHKDNPFDLTKVWFKGEYPLIEVGEFELNRNPENYFMDVEQAAFAPTNIIPGLDFSPDRMLQGRLFSYGDAQRYRLGVNHWQIPVNQPKGVGVENLCPFSRDGAMRFLDGNQGGKTHYYPNSNGAFESQPEYKRPPLALEGAAYEYDFREDDDNYFEQPGKLFRLQSPEQQQRMFETTANEMEGTTDEVKRRHIKNCYQADVNYGTGVAKALGMEDQLDAIVAEVGTK
- a CDS encoding YfiT family bacillithiol transferase: MDKRFPIGQLEIPEHITQQHVREWVADIQTYVQDLKKAVTNLSERELQSTYREGSFTVAQLVHHIADSQLNLYQRLKLALTDDHPNVAEFKQDAWVTLADGQLPIDVAIQLLDALNQRVSAIGQHLSAAQLERGFELEGSGTITVGETIAKLRWHERHHLAHIQCALGQFIPESE
- the spn gene encoding SPIN family peroxidase inhibitor, producing MKKFLVAGLTVGILSTGVFAATSHNADAKVTSQNGIILHDDEALLEHELTYIDVLIDPHASVKTKTRLQAYFAAQGLHSISAIVKKGQKDGLDTSKYNYLLSKSSSYRVF
- a CDS encoding pyridoxal phosphate-dependent decarboxylase family protein, encoding MNEKNMYSNDHLSDLITHEVKKLTERSVASSPAYQAPTTELINKYKTMPIPKKGKGIEKVVDLLNQEILNYNLATTHPRYFSFVPGPASPLSWLTDILTSAHNVHASNFSNAALPITIEHRLIHYLSEKIGFNPSLSSGVFVSGGSSATLTAVTAARDAMTSLTQLPKSTVYMTRQAHFSVAKAFHIAGFAASQIRYIPTDADFTMDVTALKEQIQQDIVAGYKPTIIVITTGTTNTGAIDDLESITQIAHEHHMWVHADGAYGLSHIFTQEGAKKLRGIEHVDSVTWDAHKLLFQTYSCAMVIVKDKKHLLQTYGVSAEYLDDVASKDNIDPDQLGIELTRPPRGLKLWVTLQTLGEEEITRRIAHGQEMARYAAQQVERMPQWQVVTPPQLSILNIRYEDKRKTTEQNNQILQYAAQRMASSGYAVTYTTRLNEHRVIRLCTINPNTTTADIDGTLERLNTFVQEAYATL
- a CDS encoding Lrp/AsnC family transcriptional regulator, which produces MDEMDLHILKLLKTNARMKVKTISSLVMLSEPSVKNRISKMIESGVIQAFNVDINYEKLGYMIGFFMKITEVKGTIDTFEQQLQQISDFHECYAVTGREKYIIKGQTRDIMSLNEIILKMERVAEFNTSIILQQKHRQQNLVKR